The following are encoded together in the Salvia hispanica cultivar TCC Black 2014 chromosome 6, UniMelb_Shisp_WGS_1.0, whole genome shotgun sequence genome:
- the LOC125195499 gene encoding F-box protein At3g07870-like codes for MKMECDSTTETKEGFYLPEELTREILVKLPIKSVLRFKGVCKSWRDLIEGVDFVKSYTPKPCLVFYCSDTYAVCDVEAFEPLFEFRMFARNRYGNTVHYCIVADSINGLLLVKEIAYNNMLFVCNPITRECVRLPPLPTYCCIVGFGVSKLSGKYKILYGDKFGSCHVCTLGEASWRSISKASPGRPLLDRNIASFSNGNLHWLASDSQKKNFICCFDLETELFTSFSLPPRVYGSNKLREYRLCILEGRLCLCDTFDRYNIVIWLMSNYGDENSWVKKFVFCQRVNKPSWLHNIDSLQLVRPIKVLANGDLLFRNNRLYTYSKESETLASWGDRLAVSTHDYCNIVIYTPSFLSLKAMGIHNVRSLEILSPFYSSFLQEERYDFHKRKRYSII; via the coding sequence ATGAAGATGGAATGTGATAGCACTACAGAAACGAAGGAAGGTTTTTATCTTCCGGAAGAGTTGACAAGAGAGATCCTCGTAAAACTCCCAATCAAAAGCGTCCTAAGGTTCAAGGGTGTTTGTAAGTCATGGCGCGATCTGATAGAGGGGGTTGACTTTGTGAAGTCGTATACTCCGAAACCATGTCTGGTATTCTATTGTAGCGACACCTACGCTGTCTGCGATGTCGAGGCATTCGAGCCACTTTTCGAATTCCGGATGTTTGCTCGAAATAGGTATGGAAACACTGTTCACTATTGTATTGTAGCTGATTCAATTAATGGTTTGCTTTTGGTGAAGGAAATAGCATACAATAATATGCTTTTTGTGTGCAATCCAATCACTCGTGAATGTGTCAGGCTTCCTCCTTTGCCTACTTATTGCTGCATAGTTGGATTTGGAGTGAGCAAATTAAGTGGGAAATATAAGATATTATATGGTGATAAATTTGGGTCATGCCATGTGTGCACTCTAGGAGAAGCTTCTTGGAGAAGCATCTCAAAAGCCTCACCGGGTAGGCCTTTACTAGATCGTAATATTGCTTCATTTTCGAACGGAAATCTTCACTGGCTGGCGTCGGATTCCCAGAAGAAAAACTTTATTTGTTGCTTTGACCTTGAAACCGAGCTATTTACCAGTTTTTCTCTCCCTCCTCGTGTTTATGGTAGCAACAAACTTCGCGAGTATCGGTTGTGCATCTTGGAGGGTCGCCTATGTTTATGCGACACTTTTGATCGCTATAATATTGTTATCTGGTTGATGAGCAACTACGGAGATGAGAATTCTTGGGTAAAGAAATTTGTCTTCTGCCAACGCGTAAATAAACCTTCTTGGCTGCACAACATTGATTCCTTACAACTTGTTCGGCCGATCAAAGTTTTAGCAAATGGTGACTTGTTGTTCCGTAATAATCGACTATATACATACTCCAAAGAGTCTGAAACTCTTGCGAGTTGGGGTGATCGTCTTGCGGTATCTACCCATGATTATTGCAACATCGTTATTTATACACCAAGCTTTCTTTCGCTCAAAGCCATGGGGATTCATAATGTTCGGTCATTAGAAATATTGAGTCCAttttattcatctttcttacaAGAAGAACGTTACGACTTTCATAAGAGGAAGAGATATTCAATCATTTAG